The Aphanothece sacrum FPU1 nucleotide sequence CGTTTATCGGGGAAAATCCGCGAACTTATATGCAGTTAGGTCAAATTTTACTGAAAAAGAAGTGGATTTCTCCTGGACAGCTTGAGGAAGTACTTAACATTCAATCCTCTAAATCTTGCAAATTAGGAGAAGTATTGTAAAGTTTAAATATAAACATAGTCATTTATAGTCATTCATGTTAATATATAGACATGAAGCTCTCAGACTAGGCAAAACTATTACTCCAAAAAAGGGTTATTATGGATGATCAGTTAGACTTTGCTCTACAAGAACAACACTGGCGTAGAAAAGGCTTTTGGGTGATTGATTAGGCTAAATTGGCATAAAAGAGATATAATTCGTCGATGGTTCCACTTTTTTTGTGTTGCCGTCCTAATTTTTTTGGTTACTGCTTGCAGTACCCCCACTCCTCCCACTGAATTAGCACCTCCTGGAGAAATTGTTAAAAAAGCGATTGTTTTGCAATTAAATCAAAGATTAAACCCTCTGAGTCAACAGTTAAAAACTGTCAATCCTGGGTTGGAAATTAGTCAAATTAATGTTAAGTTATTGGAGTCTATTTTTATAGCTGAATTACCGACGTATCATCTAAAAGGTACTTATAATTTAGCTTTAACTTTACCCCGTCAACAAATTAATCAAAAAAAGAATTTATTTGAAATTTATTTGCAACGACAAGCAGAAGGCAAAACCTGGCGACTCCTCAGTCAAGAAAGTCAGTTATCTGAGGCAGATTTTCAGTGGAAAAGTTATTTAATTAATAATTAATATTAATGTTGGGTAATGAGAAGCATTCATCACAGGGATCATACTGGTTTACGCCCTCCGTATACAGAAAGATTGTAGTATTTCCAAATAACATCAATTTCTGCAAAACCTATATCTCGCAGCCAAGCTAATTGACTCATCAGACTAGCTGGATGATCTTCATTATAGTGCTGAGGTATCCACTTTTGTTCAATTTCCTCTACCGAAACTTGTAAACGCATATACTCCTGCCATCTCTCCATGTAACGCTCTTGAAGATAAGAACTCGAACCTAAAACTAGATCTGCATTATAAAAAACTCCACCTGTAGTTAAACAATTATAAATCTTTTGGTAAAATTTGATTTTGTCATCATCACTTACTAAATGATGCAGAGCTAGTGAGGAGACGACTACATCATAGGTCGTATCGAACTCATAATCTTCAAAATTTGCCAGTTGATAGCGCAAATCATCTCCAGATTTACCAAGTTTTATCTGTGCCATCTGCAACATCTTCTCAGCAATATCAACACAGGTAATTTGAGCTTGAGGATAAACATCTTTAACCCGTCGTGCAATTGTTCCTGTTCCACAGCCAAGATCAAGTACACGAATAGACTGAAACTGATTGAATGGCAGCGCAGTAACCAGAGCATCAATCATTTGCTCGTAGTTAGGAATGCGGCGACGAATCATTGCATCAAACTCTTTGGCTTCTTCTTCAAAATGTTGTTTAACTTTTTCCATTATTCCTTTTTATTCTTAATTACAGACTCAAATTAAATTTTGCAGCAATGAGGTGCAATATCTTAACAAATTTAAGGAAATTTTAATCTTGTAAGGTAGCCATTACCTACAATATTCGGCTCTACTGTACTTGTGGTGATAAGTAACGCTTATCTAATCATACATAAGTAGTAAATCCACATATCAGACTGAGAAAGTAACTCAATTTCATCAGTAATGTCTAAACCATTTTTCCAAGAATAAATTTTAATTTCAGAAAAATACTCTTGTAGTTGTTTAATTTGTTCAAGAGGTCTAATATAATAAGTTTGTAAGCGAAAATTATGGGATTCATCCCTAATAATTAGATAAGGAGAATTTGTTAATTTCTCAGAAGTTAGAGAAGGATTAAACCAACGAAATAGAGCAAACATCACTAAATTAACATAAGTGGTAATGGGGTTAAAACTAAGATTTTTTTGCCAATTAAACTCTTTTTCAATTCCTTGAAGATTATGAGTTGAGAAAAAGAAATAACCTCCAGATTTGCCAACCCTGTTAATTTCCTGAAATACTTTTAAGCGATCGCCGTGAGAAATATAGTCAATGCCATTAAAACTAAACAGAATAAAATCGAAAAAATTATCATTAAATTGACTTAACTTTCTAGCATCACCCACTTCAAGAGAAATTGACTCAGAAAAAGCAGAAAATCGTTTTTTACAAGCGGTGATCATTTGAGGACAATAATCGATACCAATATATTGTCCAACAATAGGGAAAAAGTGTTTTGTAGTTCGTCCCCCTCCCACCCCAATATCAAGCATCGTCATAGTTGATAATTGATGTTGTAGAAGATTAATAATTGTTTGTTCTGCGGGTTGTAGCTGACTTAATTGTGCATAATAACCTACAATATTGGGTGCTGAATAGATTTTTTGATTAGGGTTATCAATCATAAATAATACGGTAAAAGTATGAGACAAATCATAATTAGTAGGGGCGGGTTTTTAACTAAAATTCTAGGTTTGAACTAATATATTAGATAAACCCGCCCGAAGAAATTATATTCTGAAGCAATAAGTCAATAAACCGTGACAAATTTAGGAAAAATTTAAGCTTTGATCTAGCCAATAATAGGGTAATATTTTAAACTAAGTAAACACGCTACAAAGTGATGAGGAGTTTCACAGTTTGTATCGAAAACTCGAAGGAAATAAATATGATCGCAACCGCCCCCGCTTCCAACACAACCAAAATAGAAGGATTAAAACCTGGACTACCTCCAATTAGTGGTTGGGAAGCAGAAATCACTTCAGTTGTACAACAGAATGATCCAGTATTTTTACCCACTAGCAACATTAATTTAGACAAGATTAAAGCAGCATTTGCTTGCGCGCTGCATATGCACCAACCTACCATTCCCGCAGGGGCTAATGGAGAGTTAATTTGTAATCTCCAGCATATGTTTGAAAACCAAGGGATGGGAGATAACCACAATGCAGGAGTATTCGCTTGGTGTTATAGCCGGATGGGAGATTTTATCCCCGAATTAGTCGCTAATGGCTGTAATCCTCGGATTATGCTAGATTATTCCGGTAATTTGTTCTGGGGTTTACAACAAATGGGACGGGATGATATCCTCAACAACCTCAAACGTCTGGCCTGTGACCCCCAATATACCCCTTATGTGGAATGGTTAGGAACCATGTGGAGTCATGCGGTAGCCCCTTCTACCCCCATACCCGACCTTAAACTACAGATGCAAGCGTGGCAACATCATTTTGCTTCTATTTTTGGCTATGATGCCCTAAAACGGGTTAAAGGTTTCTCTCCCCCGGAAATGCACCTTCCTAATAATCCTGACACTCTTTATGAATATATCAAAGCCCTCAAAGAGTGCGGTTATCGTTGGTTATTGGTACAAGAACATTCCGTCGAACGGTTGGACGGTTCAGGTTTAAACCACGATGATAAATATGTTCCTAACCGTTTAGTAGCGCGTAATTCTCACGGTGAAACTATCAGTATTACTGCGTTAATTAAAACTCAGGGTTCTGACACTAAATTAGTAGCCCAAATGCAGCCCTATCATGAAGCAAAATCACGAGGACGGCAAAAAATAGGGGATATTGAGGTTCCCTGTTGTGTTTCCCAAATTGCTGACGGGGAAAATGGCGGTGTCATGATGAATGAATTTCCTAATGGTTTTAATCCTACTTGGCATAACATTAAGGATAATTCTGATGTGGCGGGAGTCAATGGTACAGAGTATATTGAACTCTTAGAAGCGGCAGGCGTTAATCCTGATAATTATCCTGTTTGTCAGGCAAGAGGACAACATAAAATCTGGAATAAAGTTGATATTAATAATGTCACACCAGATGCAATTGCTAAAGCTGTTGAAGAATTAAAAGCCACAGATCATCAATTTCACATGGATGGGGCTTCTTGGACAGATGATTTAAGTTGGGTTGCGGGTTACGAAAATGTTTTAGAACCGATGAATCAACTCAGTGCTGATTTTCACAAGAAATTCGATGCTTTAGTGCAACAAAATCCTAGTGTTACCAAAACTCCTGAATATCAGGAAGCGTTACTGTATAACTTGTTGGTGCAAACCAGTTGTTTCCGTTATTGGGGACAAGGAACTTGGACTGATTATGCCCGCGAACTTTATAATCGCGGTGAAAAGTTAAGTAAATAACCTTTGATTATTGTTGGGTACATCATGCGATCGCTTTCTTAGATAGAGGGCGATAACAGACTCCACTAATAAATAATCCTTGGGAAGTAACTCTCTATTGGACTCCCGAAGCTTGGG carries:
- a CDS encoding class I SAM-dependent methyltransferase, yielding MEKVKQHFEEEAKEFDAMIRRRIPNYEQMIDALVTALPFNQFQSIRVLDLGCGTGTIARRVKDVYPQAQITCVDIAEKMLQMAQIKLGKSGDDLRYQLANFEDYEFDTTYDVVVSSLALHHLVSDDDKIKFYQKIYNCLTTGGVFYNADLVLGSSSYLQERYMERWQEYMRLQVSVEEIEQKWIPQHYNEDHPASLMSQLAWLRDIGFAEIDVIWKYYNLSVYGGRKPV
- a CDS encoding class I SAM-dependent methyltransferase yields the protein MIDNPNQKIYSAPNIVGYYAQLSQLQPAEQTIINLLQHQLSTMTMLDIGVGGGRTTKHFFPIVGQYIGIDYCPQMITACKKRFSAFSESISLEVGDARKLSQFNDNFFDFILFSFNGIDYISHGDRLKVFQEINRVGKSGGYFFFSTHNLQGIEKEFNWQKNLSFNPITTYVNLVMFALFRWFNPSLTSEKLTNSPYLIIRDESHNFRLQTYYIRPLEQIKQLQEYFSEIKIYSWKNGLDITDEIELLSQSDMWIYYLCMIR
- a CDS encoding glycosyl hydrolase family 57, encoding MIATAPASNTTKIEGLKPGLPPISGWEAEITSVVQQNDPVFLPTSNINLDKIKAAFACALHMHQPTIPAGANGELICNLQHMFENQGMGDNHNAGVFAWCYSRMGDFIPELVANGCNPRIMLDYSGNLFWGLQQMGRDDILNNLKRLACDPQYTPYVEWLGTMWSHAVAPSTPIPDLKLQMQAWQHHFASIFGYDALKRVKGFSPPEMHLPNNPDTLYEYIKALKECGYRWLLVQEHSVERLDGSGLNHDDKYVPNRLVARNSHGETISITALIKTQGSDTKLVAQMQPYHEAKSRGRQKIGDIEVPCCVSQIADGENGGVMMNEFPNGFNPTWHNIKDNSDVAGVNGTEYIELLEAAGVNPDNYPVCQARGQHKIWNKVDINNVTPDAIAKAVEELKATDHQFHMDGASWTDDLSWVAGYENVLEPMNQLSADFHKKFDALVQQNPSVTKTPEYQEALLYNLLVQTSCFRYWGQGTWTDYARELYNRGEKLSK